A region of Ignavibacteriota bacterium DNA encodes the following proteins:
- the buk gene encoding butyrate kinase: protein MKILAINPGSTSTKIAVFDDLVLKYDKSLRHSVEDLQGFNSIIEQYEFRKNCILDFLSEQNDSPKSIDIFVGRGGLVKPIPGGVYKVNESLLRDLRKGIMGEHASNLGGILAFEIAKSAGKEDKSYIVDPVVVDELDEIARFSGRPEMPRVSIFHALNQKAVARRFAREHGKKYEELSLIVVHLGGGITVGVHKNGRVIDVNNGLDGEGPFSPERTGSLPVGSLIKLCFSGKYQLHEVRKMITGAGGMVSYLGTNNGTEVEKRIENEDHQAQMVYLAMAYQVAKEIGACATVLSGRIDAILITGGLAYSELLTKWINKRVAFLAPVHIYPGEDEMQALTEGVYYATKGEIPIKNYI from the coding sequence ATGAAGATTTTAGCTATTAATCCGGGCTCTACTTCTACGAAAATTGCAGTATTTGACGATTTGGTTTTGAAGTATGATAAATCTCTCAGACATAGTGTTGAGGATTTGCAAGGATTTAATTCAATAATTGAACAGTATGAATTTCGTAAAAATTGCATTCTTGATTTTCTATCTGAACAAAATGACTCCCCTAAATCAATTGACATTTTTGTTGGACGTGGAGGTCTTGTGAAGCCAATTCCGGGTGGAGTTTACAAAGTAAACGAATCACTTCTTCGTGACCTGCGAAAAGGTATTATGGGTGAGCATGCATCAAACCTTGGTGGAATACTTGCTTTTGAGATTGCCAAAAGTGCCGGAAAGGAAGACAAGTCTTATATTGTTGACCCTGTAGTTGTTGACGAACTCGATGAAATTGCCAGATTTTCCGGGCGTCCGGAAATGCCAAGAGTTAGTATTTTCCACGCACTTAACCAAAAAGCAGTTGCGAGAAGATTCGCTCGAGAGCATGGGAAAAAATATGAAGAGCTTTCGCTTATAGTTGTTCATCTCGGTGGAGGTATAACTGTTGGTGTCCACAAAAATGGAAGAGTTATTGATGTAAATAATGGCTTGGATGGAGAAGGTCCCTTTTCACCCGAAAGAACCGGAAGTCTTCCGGTCGGCTCACTAATTAAATTATGCTTTTCCGGGAAATATCAGCTTCATGAAGTTCGCAAGATGATTACAGGAGCGGGTGGGATGGTGTCATATCTTGGTACAAACAATGGCACAGAAGTCGAAAAACGAATTGAGAATGAAGACCACCAAGCTCAAATGGTTTATCTTGCAATGGCATATCAGGTTGCTAAAGAAATTGGTGCATGTGCTACAGTGCTGTCGGGGCGAATTGATGCAATTCTCATTACCGGCGGTCTTGCATATTCAGAATTACTCACAAAATGGATAAACAAAAGAGTTGCATTCCTTGCACCTGTTCATATTTATCCGGGAGAAGACGAAATGCAGGCGCTCACTGAAGGCGTTTATTATGCTACTAAAGGTGAAATACCAATAAAGAATTATATCTAA
- a CDS encoding bifunctional enoyl-CoA hydratase/phosphate acetyltransferase, whose protein sequence is MELKNLNSFIEIAKQKSHKKIAVAAAEDEPVLLAVDAAYKEGIADPILVGNHDKIKSIADKANIDISKYEFIDENDPAKSAKTAVCLIRDNAAQILMKGLVNTADYLRAILNKELGLRKGELLSHIGFFETPFYHKVIALTDAAQNLAPDITEKVAIINNSVDLFHRLGIMNPKIALIAAIEGVNPKMPATTDAAIITMMNRRKQIKGCIIDGPLAFDNAVSREATEHKGIISDVAGDADLIFTPNIEVGNALYKSFTYFGGATVAAVILGASVPIVLTSRADSDKSKLMSIALAASY, encoded by the coding sequence ATGGAACTTAAAAATTTAAATAGCTTTATAGAGATTGCGAAACAAAAATCGCACAAGAAAATTGCAGTTGCAGCTGCTGAGGATGAGCCAGTACTTCTCGCTGTAGATGCAGCATATAAGGAAGGAATAGCAGACCCGATTTTAGTGGGTAATCATGATAAAATAAAAAGTATTGCAGATAAAGCAAATATTGATATATCAAAATATGAATTTATTGATGAAAACGACCCGGCAAAATCAGCAAAAACAGCAGTTTGCTTAATTCGGGATAATGCTGCACAAATTTTGATGAAAGGGCTTGTCAATACAGCCGATTATTTGAGAGCAATATTAAATAAAGAGTTAGGACTCAGAAAAGGGGAACTTCTTTCACATATTGGATTTTTTGAAACACCATTTTATCATAAAGTTATCGCACTGACTGACGCTGCTCAAAATTTAGCTCCGGATATTACCGAGAAAGTGGCTATTATTAATAACTCAGTCGATTTGTTCCATCGCTTGGGTATTATGAATCCGAAAATTGCACTTATTGCTGCTATCGAAGGTGTCAACCCAAAAATGCCTGCGACAACAGATGCTGCTATTATCACTATGATGAATCGTAGAAAACAAATCAAAGGATGCATTATTGACGGTCCACTCGCATTTGATAATGCTGTCAGCCGAGAAGCTACAGAGCATAAAGGAATAATAAGCGATGTTGCAGGAGATGCCGATTTGATATTTACTCCAAATATCGAAGTTGGTAATGCACTTTACAAGAGCTTTACATATTTTGGAGGTGCAACAGTTGCTGCTGTAATTCTGGGTGCATCTGTACCAATAGTTCTTACATCTAGAGCCGATTCGGACAAAAGCAAATTAATGTCAATTGCACTTGCGGCATCATATTAA
- the gap gene encoding type I glyceraldehyde-3-phosphate dehydrogenase encodes MALKVAINGFGRIGRLVFRELINRNADVEFVGINDLTSAATLAHLFKYDSVHGKFKGEVSVDGNNIIVNGITIPVSAEKEITNIPWRNVDIVIESTGVFTKRDQLLKHIETSGAKKVVLTAPAKDPLDASVVLGVNDYVIKGDEKLLSNASCTTNCLAPMVKVLNDEFGLESGFMTTIHAYTNDQRILDLPHSDLRRARAAAVNAIPTTTGAAKAVAEVLPEMKGKLNGYAVRIPVPDGSLTDLTAVLSREVTPEEINIAMKKAADGPMKGILEYSNEPLVSSDIIGNPHSCVFDSLLTQARGTHIKIVGWYDNEFGYSNRICDLVLKLKDSI; translated from the coding sequence ATGGCACTAAAAGTTGCGATAAACGGTTTTGGACGTATCGGAAGATTAGTTTTCCGGGAATTAATCAATAGAAATGCAGATGTCGAATTTGTAGGCATCAATGACCTTACAAGTGCAGCCACTCTTGCACATTTATTTAAATATGACTCAGTACACGGCAAATTCAAAGGTGAAGTTTCCGTTGACGGAAATAACATAATTGTCAATGGAATTACTATACCTGTATCAGCTGAAAAAGAAATTACAAATATTCCTTGGCGGAATGTTGATATTGTTATCGAATCAACAGGTGTGTTTACTAAACGCGACCAATTGCTAAAGCATATCGAAACATCAGGAGCAAAGAAAGTTGTTCTCACAGCACCGGCAAAAGATCCCCTTGATGCAAGTGTAGTGCTTGGTGTGAATGATTATGTTATCAAAGGTGATGAAAAATTACTTTCGAATGCATCTTGCACAACGAACTGTCTGGCTCCTATGGTGAAAGTGCTAAATGATGAATTCGGTCTTGAATCTGGATTTATGACTACAATTCACGCTTATACTAATGACCAGAGGATTCTCGACCTTCCTCACAGTGATTTGCGCAGAGCACGTGCTGCTGCAGTAAATGCTATTCCGACTACAACAGGCGCTGCAAAAGCAGTTGCTGAGGTTTTGCCGGAAATGAAAGGCAAATTAAATGGATATGCTGTTCGCATTCCTGTACCGGATGGCTCTCTGACTGACTTAACAGCCGTTCTTTCACGCGAAGTAACTCCTGAAGAAATCAATATTGCAATGAAGAAAGCTGCTGATGGACCGATGAAAGGCATTCTCGAGTATTCAAATGAGCCGCTTGTTTCAAGCGATATCATAGGAAATCCTCATTCATGTGTTTTTGATTCACTGCTTACACAAGCTCGCGGTACACATATTAAGATAGTTGGCTGGTACGATAATGAATTCGGTTACTCAAACAGAATTTGTGATTTAGTTCTTAAGCTTAAAGATTCTATCTGA
- a CDS encoding choice-of-anchor D domain-containing protein, whose product MKVKITVLMFIWFLPGLFFSKEIKLYNIDSRNFPIIKANFYAFDEEEIQLIPNRQDLKIFENDVEREIISVTCPTPQPPKPISSVLTIDVSGSMEGRNLELAKAGANAWINYLSLGVSECAITSFDHFNYLIQDFTTHKQMLTESIKKLNPDGATSFNAALIDPMAGALLISGSGKNNKVIVLLTDGMAELTMKREVLELAASQNCKIYVVTLEGYCPNDLKDVALQTGGLWFDRIRTISEIEEVYKNILQIVQNDSPCTIEWLSNNTCFSEKTRVDLLWDGIQGYSEYFPPDNSLAELKVTPYKITFGRRELGIRYDTTITLIAINSDFNIASINQKFGSTTDFEFRDLILPLNIPENTSKNIKLSYLPKDSSFNYVGFEILSDVCNSFFSMNGGYYNNFNIPKNLKLTHPNGDEFFVIGSDTVITWEGIIPSEVVTLEYSIDNGKNWIEIADNASNLMYKWEDIPPPVSNECLVKVLQVKKKSSNENHCLWTSDLHSNDVNCVAFSPNGGYVASGSDDKTIHINDAYTGKLIQKLEGNWNSVECLTFSPDNNFLVSGAWGELYLWNLNTGQAINNFHSNGTVSSVVYHPSGKKLASAGYNLIEIWNTNTWITEKQIQINGNILNIDYDYSGNRIAVGTTVGKVLVIDANTGIELLSISDFTSYIYSVQFSPDDTKVLSAGIDGKIRIWDSRTGKHIRTISAHQSTIYSIAISPDGMRIASAGIDGAVKTWNFETGELITTLKGHIYGVRSVRFDPFGILIASGGDDNLVKVWELDDIQIQSDISDNTFSIVKPMADALDIDLNLCYVGQSKDSTINEFVFNKDNWKFRVDSIYIRGNDAFAFSLVSGLPVYHVEGNSSYSGEFRFSPKEGRVYNADIVIVTQNEEIYKKIRGEGVNNPLELSTSIIDFGRVEIGSSKDTLKSATIKNVSDEVIVIKNTRHSYPNDRDFMTISGGGDFSLEPGETRYMDIRFTPAMEGRTNGTILFDYESFGSPAKIQLFGEGIISFPKISSSVQNSLEILCDETAQTEILLYNIGGTPLIVNKLILTGPDKNDFNVYKILPVTILPNDSTEILIDFSPGSIGEKTTYLEVTSNAVPDSVFVMEIIGKKEKVELSAEEFIDFGVLCPNEEIEFEFTIENKSTTDVSALISSTNNIELVSKEVNLKIGQIQKIRAILKGFDNVGEIVEKITLTDDICHRKLEITLKGTVVFPELTTNNIEIKSVLGYTSQDKLRLFNSSERNITINGISNIIEPFRIIENPFPYYLESNSHLDLTVEFNPLDTNVYNQSILVNVDECNYIKEVQLTGLPFPSSLNLSIGSYEAFPGDEIIIPIMINNPDNFNLLDFGQISFDLYFNPTLINPVGYIANHINDRLAKIEIRDLNLYDVSNNVIEKIKFKVGLGNAENCELEIDNAKFSNSFWNLSLVNGSFKLLGICFEGGIRLLNPSGSENIISVSPNPVSNDLNILLNLIEKGLTSLIITNSIGNVVLYQNFINETGNIELTVDSTKFSNGVYIINLKTPTINKTIKFLVNR is encoded by the coding sequence ATGAAAGTCAAGATTACAGTTTTAATGTTTATTTGGTTTTTACCAGGTTTATTTTTTAGCAAAGAAATAAAATTGTATAATATTGATTCAAGGAATTTCCCCATAATTAAAGCAAATTTTTATGCTTTTGATGAAGAAGAAATTCAACTCATACCTAACCGGCAAGATTTAAAAATATTTGAGAACGATGTAGAAAGGGAGATTATATCAGTTACCTGCCCTACTCCCCAGCCTCCCAAACCAATCTCAAGCGTACTTACAATAGATGTCAGTGGCTCGATGGAGGGCAGAAATCTGGAACTGGCAAAAGCAGGAGCTAATGCGTGGATAAATTATTTATCCTTAGGTGTCAGCGAATGTGCAATAACATCCTTTGACCATTTCAACTATTTAATACAGGATTTTACAACTCACAAACAAATGCTTACAGAATCAATTAAAAAATTGAATCCTGATGGCGCTACAAGTTTTAATGCCGCTCTGATTGATCCTATGGCAGGAGCTCTTCTTATAAGTGGCTCCGGCAAAAATAACAAAGTAATAGTATTATTAACTGATGGCATGGCAGAATTGACAATGAAAAGAGAGGTTCTTGAATTAGCCGCCAGCCAAAATTGCAAAATTTATGTCGTAACTCTTGAAGGTTATTGTCCAAACGATTTAAAGGATGTAGCATTACAAACCGGCGGTCTTTGGTTTGACAGGATTAGAACCATAAGTGAGATTGAAGAAGTTTATAAAAATATTTTACAAATTGTTCAAAATGATTCTCCCTGCACGATTGAGTGGTTGAGCAATAATACCTGCTTCTCCGAAAAAACCAGAGTTGATTTATTATGGGATGGTATTCAAGGTTACAGCGAATATTTCCCTCCGGACAATTCTTTAGCTGAATTGAAAGTAACTCCTTATAAAATTACATTTGGTAGAAGAGAATTAGGTATAAGATATGATACAACAATCACTTTAATAGCAATTAATTCTGATTTTAATATTGCATCTATAAATCAAAAATTTGGTTCTACTACTGATTTTGAATTTAGAGATTTAATTCTGCCGCTAAATATACCAGAAAATACATCCAAAAATATAAAATTATCTTATCTGCCAAAAGACTCATCATTTAATTATGTTGGTTTTGAAATCCTTTCTGATGTTTGCAATTCATTTTTTTCTATGAATGGAGGGTATTATAATAATTTTAATATTCCAAAAAATTTAAAACTCACTCACCCAAATGGTGATGAATTTTTTGTTATAGGCAGTGATACTGTTATTACTTGGGAAGGAATAATTCCATCTGAAGTAGTTACTCTCGAATATAGCATTGATAATGGTAAGAATTGGATTGAAATAGCTGATAATGCCAGCAACCTGATGTATAAATGGGAAGATATTCCACCTCCTGTGAGCAATGAATGCTTAGTTAAAGTCCTGCAAGTTAAGAAAAAGTCCAGCAATGAGAATCATTGTTTGTGGACTTCTGATTTGCATTCAAATGATGTAAATTGTGTGGCTTTCAGTCCAAACGGAGGATATGTAGCATCTGGCAGTGATGATAAAACCATTCACATAAATGACGCATATACGGGTAAACTGATTCAAAAACTTGAGGGTAACTGGAATTCGGTTGAATGTCTTACTTTTAGTCCCGATAATAATTTTCTTGTATCCGGAGCCTGGGGAGAATTATATCTATGGAACTTAAATACGGGACAAGCAATTAATAATTTTCATAGTAATGGTACTGTAAGTTCAGTTGTTTACCATCCGTCAGGGAAAAAACTCGCAAGTGCAGGGTACAATTTAATCGAAATTTGGAATACAAATACCTGGATTACTGAAAAACAGATTCAAATCAATGGAAATATTTTAAATATTGATTATGATTATTCAGGCAACAGAATTGCTGTCGGTACAACAGTTGGAAAAGTTTTGGTTATTGATGCAAATACCGGTATTGAACTTTTGTCAATCTCGGATTTTACGAGTTACATATATTCAGTTCAATTTAGCCCTGATGACACTAAGGTTTTATCAGCAGGCATTGATGGGAAAATCAGAATTTGGGATTCAAGAACAGGCAAACATATAAGGACGATATCAGCACATCAGTCAACTATTTATAGTATTGCCATTAGTCCTGATGGGATGAGAATAGCATCTGCAGGCATTGATGGGGCTGTAAAAACATGGAATTTCGAAACAGGTGAATTAATAACAACTTTAAAAGGGCATATTTATGGAGTCCGGAGTGTAAGGTTTGACCCATTCGGAATTTTGATAGCTTCCGGAGGAGATGATAATCTTGTAAAAGTGTGGGAATTAGATGATATTCAAATCCAATCGGATATTTCTGACAATACATTTTCAATAGTTAAGCCGATGGCAGATGCTCTTGATATTGATTTGAATCTGTGCTATGTCGGACAATCCAAAGATTCCACTATAAATGAATTTGTCTTCAACAAAGATAACTGGAAATTCAGAGTTGATTCAATTTATATTCGGGGTAACGATGCATTTGCTTTCTCTTTAGTATCTGGCTTACCGGTGTATCATGTTGAAGGAAACAGTTCATACTCAGGTGAATTTAGATTTTCACCAAAAGAAGGAAGAGTGTACAATGCTGATATTGTTATTGTTACGCAGAATGAAGAGATATACAAAAAAATACGTGGAGAAGGTGTTAATAACCCGTTAGAATTATCAACAAGTATCATTGATTTCGGAAGAGTTGAAATCGGAAGCAGTAAAGATACATTAAAATCAGCAACAATAAAAAATGTAAGCGATGAAGTCATCGTTATAAAAAATACAAGGCACAGCTATCCTAATGACAGAGACTTTATGACTATATCCGGCGGCGGAGATTTTTCTCTTGAGCCCGGTGAAACACGATATATGGATATAAGGTTTACGCCTGCAATGGAGGGCAGAACTAATGGAACGATACTATTTGATTACGAAAGTTTTGGATCACCTGCAAAAATTCAATTGTTTGGTGAAGGTATAATATCATTTCCTAAAATTAGTTCAAGTGTTCAAAATTCTCTCGAAATTCTTTGCGATGAGACAGCACAAACAGAAATATTGCTTTATAATATTGGTGGTACACCTCTTATTGTTAATAAATTAATCTTGACAGGACCTGATAAAAATGATTTTAATGTTTATAAAATCCTGCCTGTAACAATACTTCCAAACGACAGTACCGAAATTCTGATTGATTTTAGTCCCGGTAGTATTGGCGAGAAAACCACTTATTTAGAAGTTACATCAAATGCTGTTCCTGATTCAGTATTTGTTATGGAAATAATCGGTAAGAAGGAAAAAGTTGAACTATCAGCTGAAGAATTTATAGATTTTGGTGTTTTATGCCCTAATGAAGAAATCGAATTTGAATTTACCATCGAAAATAAAAGTACTACAGATGTATCGGCACTTATCAGTTCAACAAATAATATAGAACTTGTCAGCAAGGAAGTCAATCTTAAAATCGGTCAGATTCAAAAAATCAGAGCTATACTCAAAGGTTTTGATAATGTCGGAGAAATAGTTGAAAAAATCACTTTAACAGACGATATATGCCATAGAAAGTTAGAAATCACCTTGAAGGGCACTGTTGTTTTCCCGGAATTGACTACAAATAATATTGAAATAAAATCTGTATTGGGTTATACCAGCCAAGATAAGTTGAGATTATTCAATTCATCTGAAAGGAATATTACAATTAATGGTATATCAAATATTATTGAACCTTTTAGAATTATAGAAAATCCATTTCCATATTATTTGGAATCTAATTCTCATCTTGACCTTACAGTTGAATTTAATCCACTTGACACTAATGTTTACAATCAATCCATTCTTGTTAATGTTGATGAATGTAATTATATAAAAGAGGTTCAACTCACAGGCTTACCATTTCCTTCTTCCTTAAACTTATCAATAGGCAGCTACGAGGCTTTTCCGGGAGATGAAATTATTATTCCGATAATGATTAATAATCCTGATAATTTTAACTTATTAGATTTTGGCCAAATATCATTTGATTTATACTTCAATCCTACTTTGATAAATCCAGTAGGTTATATTGCTAATCACATAAATGATAGATTAGCTAAAATCGAAATCAGAGATTTGAATTTATATGATGTTTCAAACAATGTTATTGAAAAAATAAAATTTAAAGTTGGACTTGGCAATGCCGAAAATTGTGAACTTGAAATAGACAATGCTAAATTCAGTAATAGCTTTTGGAATTTAAGCTTAGTTAATGGCAGCTTCAAACTTTTGGGAATATGCTTCGAAGGCGGAATTAGACTATTGAATCCAAGTGGTTCAGAAAACATAATAAGTGTATCCCCTAACCCTGTTTCTAATGACTTGAACATTTTACTTAATCTAATTGAAAAAGGACTTACTTCGTTAATTATAACAAATTCTATAGGAAATGTTGTTTTATATCAAAACTTTATAAATGAAACAGGAAATATAGAACTAACTGTTGATTCAACCAAGTTTTCAAATGGTGTGTATATTATAAATTTAAAAACCCCAACTATCAATAAAACAATAAAATTTCTTGTAAACAGATAG
- a CDS encoding ABC transporter ATP-binding protein, which translates to MKREKSEQNSISTLLRVAGFIKPFKYLLILQIILNAIFSALSTISVTLILPILEIIFGSKSGQVKAAPTGNPLKDWSNSFFDGIYSLINSQDPYQSLLNISYLIIAVFILKNIFKYFSSVTSTRLEENVIKSIRDLIFSKITSLSIDFFSRSKQGNLISTITNDVNSVNSTTLNSFTVFLREIIQVILFLFLLLSISVKLSLIAFSTSIISLILIRIAMKYLRRYASRMQTAMADYTSTLSETISGIRVVKGYNAEATANNRFFKDTLQYVKSAIKHKKIIELIPVFNEIFAIFALCVVLFVGGSEVLAGKMAPEKLMLFLFALFSIMSPIATVVNSVSRFQHGVVAAERLFVVLDEIPSVVSGIEKIDEIKSEIEVRDVSFAYINNPVLNSTNFIIPKNKKIAFVGSSGSGKSTMLDLIIRFYDPQSGNILIDGKDIKNLDVIDYRGLFGIVSQENMLFNDTIANNIRYGLENISDEELYNAAKKANAYNFIMKMPNGFNTQIGDRGVTLSGGERQRVAIARALVRNPQILVFDEATSALDAESEKIVQSAINDSMTGKTAIIVAHRLATIIDCDEILVFDSGVIKERGTHKELLDKKGIYAKLYEIQFKG; encoded by the coding sequence ATGAAAAGAGAAAAATCCGAACAAAATAGCATCAGCACACTGCTTAGAGTAGCTGGTTTTATTAAGCCATTTAAATATTTACTAATTCTACAAATTATCTTAAATGCTATATTTTCAGCACTCAGTACGATTTCTGTAACACTTATTCTACCTATACTTGAAATTATTTTTGGCAGCAAATCCGGTCAGGTCAAAGCTGCACCAACCGGCAATCCTCTAAAAGACTGGAGCAATTCATTTTTTGATGGTATTTATTCTCTCATAAATTCTCAAGACCCTTACCAATCTCTTCTAAATATCAGCTATTTAATAATTGCTGTATTTATACTTAAGAATATTTTCAAGTACTTTTCATCGGTTACATCCACAAGACTTGAAGAAAATGTCATTAAATCAATCAGAGACTTGATTTTTTCAAAAATTACAAGCCTTTCGATTGACTTCTTCTCACGAAGTAAACAAGGTAATCTGATTTCTACGATTACAAATGATGTAAATTCTGTAAATTCTACTACTCTCAATTCTTTCACTGTATTTTTAAGAGAAATTATTCAGGTTATACTCTTTCTGTTTCTACTGCTTTCAATATCAGTAAAACTTTCGCTTATTGCATTTAGTACAAGTATTATCAGCCTAATCTTAATCAGAATAGCAATGAAATACCTTCGACGTTATGCTTCAAGAATGCAAACTGCGATGGCAGATTATACTTCCACTCTCTCCGAGACTATTTCCGGAATTCGCGTTGTTAAAGGATATAATGCAGAAGCAACAGCAAACAATAGATTTTTCAAAGATACTTTACAATATGTAAAGTCAGCCATTAAACATAAAAAAATTATTGAACTGATTCCGGTATTCAATGAGATATTTGCAATATTTGCTCTATGTGTAGTTCTGTTTGTTGGTGGCTCAGAAGTGCTTGCCGGAAAAATGGCACCAGAAAAACTGATGCTGTTTCTTTTTGCACTCTTTTCAATAATGTCGCCTATTGCTACAGTTGTAAATTCAGTCTCAAGGTTTCAGCATGGCGTGGTCGCTGCAGAAAGACTTTTTGTAGTTCTTGATGAAATTCCAAGTGTAGTTTCAGGTATTGAAAAAATTGATGAAATTAAAAGTGAAATTGAAGTTCGGGATGTTTCATTTGCATATATAAATAATCCTGTTTTGAATTCAACAAATTTTATCATTCCCAAAAATAAGAAAATTGCATTTGTGGGCTCAAGCGGCAGCGGAAAATCAACGATGCTTGATTTAATTATCAGATTCTACGACCCTCAAAGTGGAAACATATTAATAGACGGGAAAGATATAAAAAATCTTGATGTTATTGACTACAGAGGTCTTTTTGGTATTGTTTCTCAGGAAAATATGCTTTTTAACGATACAATTGCAAACAACATAAGATATGGACTTGAGAATATTAGTGATGAAGAGCTATATAACGCTGCAAAAAAAGCTAATGCTTATAATTTCATTATGAAAATGCCAAATGGTTTCAATACACAAATAGGGGATAGAGGCGTTACTCTTTCCGGTGGTGAAAGGCAAAGGGTAGCAATTGCAAGAGCTCTCGTCCGAAATCCTCAAATTCTTGTATTTGACGAGGCTACTTCAGCACTTGATGCCGAATCCGAAAAAATTGTACAGTCGGCTATCAATGATTCTATGACCGGAAAAACAGCAATCATAGTAGCTCACAGACTTGCAACAATTATTGATTGTGACGAGATTCTTGTATTTGATTCAGGTGTTATCAAAGAAAGAGGAACCCATAAAGAGCTCCTCGATAAAAAAGGCATTTATGCAAAACTTTACGAAATTCAGTTTAAGGGCTGA